Proteins from one Dethiosulfovibrio peptidovorans genomic window:
- a CDS encoding alpha/beta hydrolase, with product MLGFLSKITAFLLCLSLIFLAVVRLLFPFLAFHPDRELRCTPTTVGLAYQDVPFMTKDGIQLHGWYIPVEPSRGVVLFCHGNAGNIGHRLESIGIFHDLGLSVLIFDYRGYGRSQGSSSVKGLAVDAKAAWDWLVYDQKISPDEIVLFGRSLGGAIALELTKSVAPKGIILESTFASPFGLLPIGLIAPLLRTALGNPWDSLSAARELDIPTLCIHSPDDEIVPFREGQKLYDAVMGEKSFVEIKGGHNDSFMMSISTYVPALDDFLTRLLGPR from the coding sequence ATGCTTGGTTTTCTGTCTAAGATAACGGCATTTCTCCTGTGTCTGTCCCTGATCTTTTTGGCGGTAGTGCGATTGCTCTTTCCGTTCCTGGCATTTCACCCTGACCGAGAGCTTCGCTGTACGCCCACGACTGTAGGTCTGGCCTACCAGGATGTACCCTTTATGACCAAAGACGGCATTCAGCTTCACGGTTGGTATATCCCAGTCGAGCCATCCCGAGGAGTTGTGCTTTTCTGCCACGGAAACGCTGGCAACATAGGGCATCGACTGGAATCTATCGGGATTTTTCATGATCTGGGACTCTCCGTACTGATCTTCGACTATCGAGGATATGGACGAAGCCAGGGATCTAGCAGCGTGAAAGGACTCGCAGTAGACGCAAAAGCCGCATGGGATTGGCTGGTGTACGATCAAAAAATCTCTCCTGATGAGATCGTGCTTTTCGGCCGATCTCTGGGAGGTGCCATAGCCTTGGAGCTAACCAAAAGCGTCGCCCCCAAGGGCATTATCCTGGAATCCACTTTTGCTTCGCCGTTCGGGCTCCTGCCCATCGGTCTGATCGCCCCCCTCCTTCGGACGGCCCTGGGGAACCCCTGGGATTCCCTTTCAGCGGCACGAGAGTTGGACATTCCAACCCTGTGTATCCACAGCCCCGACGATGAGATCGTCCCCTTCCGGGAGGGGCAAAAGCTCTACGATGCCGTGATGGGGGAGAAATCCTTTGTAGAGATCAAGGGAGGACACAACGACAGCTTTATGATGTCCATCTCCACATACGTCCCGGCTCTGGACGATTTTCTGACAAGGCTCCTGGGGCCACGATGA
- a CDS encoding ABC transporter substrate-binding protein — MKSNRFFLVFLCCLSLLFTNCLSADAVSSSIKLGDFSWDSVQLHNRIVGFILKHGLGMDVQYEFAETMPLLMGMARGNVDATMEIWSDNIKETWSEMTAKGKVLDLGPTYPDAVQGWYVPAYVVKGDPERGIKPMAPDLKSVQDLKKYKDLFVPKSGGEPGKGRFYNGPTGWVTYSVNEAKLKAYGLDPLYENFSAGSSAALATAIFSAYEKGDPILTYYWEPTPLMGMLDMYKLEEPPYEHARWDDESYDCSFPPSRVHIGISTKLCIKSPEAVTILANYTSTLEQTNAALAYMKEKNASLEAAAVWFLRAYPEQWHRCFPIANDPRIGKVKAALDKQP; from the coding sequence ATGAAATCCAACCGTTTTTTTCTCGTATTTCTCTGTTGCCTATCTCTTCTGTTCACGAATTGTCTGTCTGCTGATGCTGTGTCGTCATCAATCAAGCTGGGAGACTTCAGCTGGGACAGCGTGCAGCTTCACAATCGGATTGTCGGGTTTATCCTGAAGCACGGTCTTGGGATGGATGTCCAGTACGAGTTCGCCGAGACCATGCCTCTGCTTATGGGAATGGCTCGAGGAAATGTGGACGCCACCATGGAGATCTGGTCGGATAACATCAAGGAGACCTGGAGCGAGATGACCGCCAAGGGTAAGGTTCTGGACCTTGGGCCCACCTATCCCGATGCAGTCCAGGGGTGGTACGTGCCGGCCTACGTGGTGAAGGGCGACCCCGAACGGGGCATCAAGCCTATGGCCCCTGATCTGAAATCCGTTCAGGATTTGAAAAAATATAAGGACCTCTTCGTGCCCAAGTCGGGAGGAGAACCGGGCAAGGGACGGTTTTATAATGGTCCCACCGGCTGGGTGACCTACTCGGTCAACGAGGCCAAGCTGAAAGCCTACGGTCTGGACCCCCTGTATGAGAACTTCAGCGCCGGATCGTCCGCTGCTCTGGCGACAGCGATCTTCTCGGCGTACGAGAAGGGCGATCCGATTCTTACCTATTATTGGGAACCCACGCCTCTCATGGGGATGTTGGACATGTATAAGCTGGAGGAGCCTCCCTATGAGCACGCCAGATGGGACGATGAAAGCTATGATTGCTCCTTCCCCCCGTCCCGGGTCCACATCGGGATCTCGACAAAACTGTGCATCAAGTCACCCGAGGCTGTCACCATCCTGGCTAATTACACGTCCACCCTGGAACAGACTAACGCGGCGCTGGCGTACATGAAAGAGAAAAACGCCTCTCTTGAAGCGGCAGCGGTGTGGTTCCTTCGTGCCTACCCAGAGCAGTGGCATCGCTGCTTCCCCATCGCCAACGATCCAAGGATCGGAAAGGTCAAAGCTGCTTTGGATAAGCAGCCTTAA
- a CDS encoding pyruvate, phosphate dikinase has translation MMDRDEQVQRYFAWEPRDDPEFAPMILGEGSIGGKGRSLLYGIRALRDSKDPELVETTMPRALFFGSDLFDRFVASLPGRERLISSASPEELEAAFLAHRLPDAVVQRVTTFLVDVTDPVVVRSSSIQEDSLKYSFAGKYLSDFLGNYGPLNHRVAAVCREIRRIYSRVYFPKAISYRERHSIGDDSMGIIIMAMSGKWRGDLFYPTIGGVGFSRNYRRWTSRVNMEDGVVRFVFGLGTMSTKREYARTCSLTNPFLRPEGQDPYTVLRHSQERFQAISRARFDEASKDRPDTLVTVNVNDVWDQIFPCYREEVSQYAQMYRGDEGGGYFTSPNASPSDDRVSRICFTFEDFPKRHRRFFERMRRTLAVLEEAMGVPADVEFAYEPRDNHLELIQARPLWAGSGVLTSSLEAVNQDRVILRADRMVTNGSFRDVRNLVYVDHAVYTGAPDPGLIARSVGMVNDRLKGERFIFVAPGRIGSSNPMLGVPVQYNELSRCCCMVEVGIPRMGYMPELSYGTHFFSDLEVDGVLYMPVFQGYQNNLFRQEWFDSIAYEPGSHPAIRIYRGRFTVFTSAERNLGLVVAE, from the coding sequence ATGATGGACAGAGACGAACAGGTACAGCGATATTTTGCCTGGGAGCCTCGGGACGATCCTGAATTTGCTCCCATGATTCTGGGCGAGGGGTCGATCGGTGGAAAAGGACGATCCCTTCTGTACGGTATTCGCGCACTTCGGGACTCAAAGGATCCCGAGCTTGTCGAGACCACCATGCCTCGGGCTTTGTTTTTTGGGAGTGACCTTTTTGATCGGTTTGTGGCATCCCTGCCAGGGAGAGAGAGACTTATCAGCTCTGCTTCCCCTGAGGAGCTGGAGGCGGCCTTTTTGGCCCATCGTCTTCCCGATGCTGTAGTTCAAAGGGTGACGACCTTTTTGGTCGATGTGACCGACCCTGTTGTCGTTCGCAGCAGTAGTATCCAGGAGGATTCATTGAAATATTCTTTCGCGGGTAAGTATCTCAGCGATTTTCTGGGCAACTACGGTCCTTTGAACCATCGGGTTGCGGCGGTCTGTCGAGAAATCCGTCGGATCTATTCACGGGTTTATTTTCCCAAGGCTATCTCCTACAGGGAGCGACATAGTATTGGCGACGACTCCATGGGCATTATCATCATGGCTATGTCGGGGAAATGGCGGGGGGATCTGTTCTACCCCACTATTGGCGGAGTGGGTTTTTCCCGAAATTATCGGAGGTGGACCAGTCGGGTAAATATGGAGGACGGGGTCGTCCGATTCGTCTTTGGTCTGGGGACTATGAGTACAAAACGTGAGTATGCCCGAACCTGTTCGTTGACTAACCCTTTCCTTCGGCCGGAGGGGCAGGATCCCTATACGGTGTTGCGTCACTCACAGGAGCGGTTTCAGGCTATTTCTCGAGCTCGATTTGACGAGGCCTCGAAGGACCGACCCGATACGTTGGTGACTGTGAACGTCAACGATGTCTGGGATCAGATTTTTCCATGCTATAGGGAGGAAGTCTCCCAGTATGCGCAGATGTACCGGGGTGATGAGGGGGGAGGATACTTTACTTCCCCTAACGCCTCGCCGTCAGATGACCGGGTGAGCCGGATATGCTTCACCTTTGAGGATTTCCCTAAGAGGCACCGTCGGTTTTTTGAACGGATGCGTCGAACTTTGGCGGTTTTGGAGGAGGCCATGGGTGTCCCGGCGGATGTTGAGTTTGCCTACGAGCCTCGAGATAATCATCTGGAGCTCATTCAGGCTCGTCCCCTCTGGGCCGGGAGTGGCGTGTTGACGAGCTCCCTGGAGGCTGTGAACCAAGACAGAGTTATACTCAGGGCGGATCGTATGGTGACCAACGGGTCGTTTCGAGACGTTCGTAACCTGGTGTATGTGGATCATGCAGTCTACACCGGAGCCCCCGATCCCGGACTCATCGCCCGATCTGTTGGGATGGTGAACGATCGCCTCAAGGGTGAGCGATTTATCTTTGTTGCACCGGGCCGGATCGGCTCCAGCAATCCCATGCTGGGTGTACCGGTGCAGTATAATGAACTTTCCCGATGCTGTTGTATGGTGGAAGTGGGGATCCCCAGAATGGGCTACATGCCGGAGTTGTCCTATGGGACTCATTTTTTCTCAGACCTTGAGGTGGACGGGGTACTCTATATGCCGGTGTTTCAGGGATACCAGAACAATCTGTTCAGGCAGGAATGGTTCGACAGCATCGCATATGAGCCAGGGTCTCATCCGGCCATTCGGATCTATCGAGGTCGTTTCACTGTCTTTACCAGCGCTGAGCGGAACTTGGGGCTCGTCGTGGCGGAGTAA
- a CDS encoding pyruvate, phosphate dikinase: protein MDHKELYRAYDPLPYYRERGWVIGGGSIGGKGKGLAFAHESLMEDCLCEEVSLPERTVALSTEVFEEFAACHDLEDRSLEVSFDELHAYIMSLPLPSSILTDIENHGASVGLPLAIRSSSLLEDDIELSFAGKYATCFVANGVDRSVAHRDLEKAIKTVFASTYHPAALEYQRKHGIPRGTEKMAVLIQPLQGRQRGNCFYPELAVTAFSCVFRRPSPRINKNDGVMRLCFGLGTRAVDRSFARTFYLTNPSLRPEGTNGEQIYLYAQKEFDYVDLAQGRLVTASLTQALPYIQKRHRMASAFVEWYDDGMLYWLHTDLSNLRMPMPCFTFSDLPRRCRGLFVRMKRILSFFEGAMGFPVDVEAVYESENDVLTLIQLRPLASYVEFGRVGIPKDIPPHRVMLRGNRMVTNHVLKGISTIVYVDPDEYSESQDFAAVARAVGALNRVLEGKKYILVGPGRWGSSNPALGVPVDYSEISNCGCMVEVGIPKRGMIPELSYGTHFFLDLDVDDILYLPVIDGEQDNVFHREWFDGHPYESGGHSAVRVYHGCFDVYLNGDGEEGVVFETGEGEVVQA, encoded by the coding sequence ATGGATCATAAGGAGTTGTACCGTGCGTACGATCCACTGCCCTACTACAGGGAACGGGGCTGGGTGATCGGTGGGGGAAGCATCGGAGGCAAGGGAAAGGGCTTGGCCTTTGCGCATGAATCTCTTATGGAAGACTGTCTTTGTGAGGAAGTCTCCCTTCCCGAGAGGACGGTTGCTCTGAGCACCGAGGTCTTTGAGGAGTTTGCCGCTTGTCATGATCTGGAGGATCGTTCTCTCGAGGTGTCCTTCGATGAGCTTCATGCGTATATCATGTCGCTTCCTCTGCCGTCGTCAATTCTGACCGATATTGAGAATCACGGTGCCTCCGTTGGACTCCCTCTGGCGATTCGCTCTTCGTCATTGCTGGAGGACGATATCGAGCTGTCCTTTGCGGGAAAATATGCGACGTGTTTTGTCGCTAACGGGGTTGACCGATCAGTTGCTCACCGGGATCTGGAAAAGGCGATCAAGACAGTTTTTGCCTCTACGTATCATCCGGCAGCCTTGGAGTATCAACGAAAACACGGTATTCCTCGAGGTACCGAGAAAATGGCTGTTTTAATTCAGCCCCTTCAGGGACGTCAGAGAGGAAATTGCTTTTACCCTGAATTGGCCGTCACGGCCTTTTCCTGTGTGTTTCGTCGGCCATCCCCCCGGATCAACAAGAACGACGGAGTGATGCGTCTGTGTTTTGGCTTGGGAACCCGCGCTGTGGATCGCTCCTTTGCACGAACCTTTTACCTGACCAATCCGTCACTCCGTCCAGAGGGGACGAACGGTGAACAGATCTACCTCTATGCTCAGAAAGAGTTTGATTACGTGGATCTGGCTCAAGGACGGCTCGTGACGGCGTCTTTGACGCAAGCTTTGCCCTATATCCAAAAGCGTCATCGTATGGCTTCGGCTTTTGTTGAGTGGTATGACGACGGCATGCTCTACTGGCTTCATACCGACTTGTCCAACCTTCGGATGCCTATGCCATGTTTTACCTTTTCGGATTTGCCTCGGCGCTGTCGTGGGTTATTTGTCCGGATGAAGCGGATACTCTCGTTTTTTGAGGGAGCGATGGGATTCCCCGTTGATGTGGAGGCTGTCTATGAATCGGAGAACGATGTCCTCACCTTGATTCAGCTTCGTCCCCTGGCGTCATATGTGGAGTTTGGAAGGGTGGGTATCCCGAAGGATATTCCACCACATCGTGTGATGCTTCGGGGTAACCGAATGGTGACCAACCATGTTCTTAAGGGAATATCCACTATTGTGTACGTCGATCCCGATGAATACAGCGAAAGTCAGGATTTTGCAGCTGTTGCACGGGCGGTGGGTGCTTTGAACAGAGTTTTGGAGGGAAAGAAATACATTCTTGTTGGCCCGGGGCGATGGGGAAGTTCCAACCCTGCTTTGGGAGTCCCTGTGGACTACAGCGAGATATCCAACTGCGGATGTATGGTTGAGGTGGGTATCCCGAAGCGTGGGATGATCCCTGAGCTGTCGTATGGAACACATTTTTTCTTGGATCTGGATGTGGACGATATTCTTTATCTCCCGGTGATAGATGGCGAGCAGGATAATGTCTTTCATAGAGAGTGGTTCGACGGGCATCCTTATGAGAGTGGGGGGCATTCGGCGGTTCGGGTGTACCATGGATGCTTCGACGTGTATTTAAACGGCGACGGCGAAGAAGGTGTCGTTTTTGAAACCGGCGAAGGAGAGGTGGTCCAGGCATGA